The nucleotide sequence GAACTTCATCAGAAAAACCGCAGTCAACACACTCCCTGATATCAAAGTCTTCTTTCTGAAAAAACCGTACAGTGTCCTGAACGCCGCAGGCAGGGCAAACTGCTCCGGCTATAAACCGTTTTATTGTCATAAGTGATGCTCCGCTATACAGCTACGGTGCAGGCTATAGTATTTATCTTTGTAAGGCCAGAGGTTTGAGTAATCATCTGCTATGCTCAAAGCCCGAACAATAAAACAGAGCGGTATGCAGTATGAGCCTTGAAGCCAGAGTATCGTCGTTAGAAGAAAAATTTGAAACGTTGGATGATGCAGTCCGCAAACTGATAAATATCACTGCTGAGACACAGCAGATAGTCTTGGAAAATCAGCGTGAGAATCGTGTCAGGTTTGATCAGCAAGAGCGCAGAATGGACAGGCTGGAGTCCGCTGTTGGCGCACTGGCAGAAGCAACCCTCGCCGGATTTAAACGAGTTGACGAACGGCTCGACCAGCACGACAAGCGTTTCGACCAGAT is from Endozoicomonas gorgoniicola and encodes:
- a CDS encoding YheV family putative zinc ribbon protein, which translates into the protein MTIKRFIAGAVCPACGVQDTVRFFQKEDFDIRECVDCGFSDEVQNKPALVGELPETRVSHEGEGRHNTLNEDQNVQVVRILDN